One Streptosporangium sp. NBC_01495 DNA window includes the following coding sequences:
- a CDS encoding carbohydrate ABC transporter permease, with translation MTSTTSPKIGARRPSPAPLPGNPRKRGGRPSGLPWILPAFVFVVGLIYFCIIETGYISTLDWDGTSPTPTSVGGANYTAIMQDPIFWKAIWNTVVFFIVTFTVQTAIGFVFAALLHSKVRLAAVYKVLVFTPVVLAPATMAPVFRQMFAADGQLNWALDHIGLGFLSQPWLAQSTTAMPVIMFITVWQFTGLTFVLYYAAMGQVDPETLEAARTDGASNLRVLRSIVWPGVRGTTVALAMLGVIGALKTFDVPYLVTIGGPNYSTEFLGTYIYRISIPSAHVGYGAALSILLLILALLGAIIVATRANRKDGESGV, from the coding sequence ATGACTTCCACAACCTCGCCGAAGATCGGGGCGCGCCGTCCGTCGCCCGCCCCTCTTCCGGGCAACCCCCGGAAGAGGGGCGGGAGGCCCTCGGGCCTGCCGTGGATCCTGCCGGCGTTCGTCTTCGTCGTCGGACTGATCTATTTCTGCATCATCGAGACCGGCTACATCTCGACGCTCGACTGGGACGGCACCAGCCCGACTCCCACGTCGGTCGGGGGTGCCAACTACACAGCGATCATGCAGGACCCCATCTTCTGGAAGGCCATCTGGAACACGGTGGTCTTCTTCATCGTGACGTTCACCGTGCAGACCGCCATCGGGTTCGTGTTCGCAGCGCTGCTGCACTCGAAGGTGCGGCTCGCCGCCGTCTACAAGGTGCTCGTCTTCACCCCGGTGGTCCTCGCGCCGGCGACGATGGCGCCGGTGTTCCGGCAGATGTTCGCCGCGGACGGCCAGCTGAACTGGGCTCTGGACCACATCGGTCTCGGCTTCCTGTCCCAGCCCTGGCTGGCCCAGTCGACCACCGCGATGCCGGTGATCATGTTCATCACGGTCTGGCAGTTCACCGGCCTCACGTTCGTCCTCTACTACGCCGCGATGGGGCAGGTCGATCCCGAGACGCTCGAAGCGGCGCGCACCGACGGGGCGAGCAACCTCCGCGTCCTGAGAAGCATCGTCTGGCCCGGCGTGCGGGGCACGACGGTGGCCCTGGCGATGCTGGGCGTGATCGGTGCGCTGAAGACCTTCGACGTCCCGTATCTGGTGACCATCGGCGGACCGAACTACAGCACCGAGTTCCTCGGGACCTACATCTACCGGATCAGCATCCCGTCGGCCCACGTCGGCTACGGAGCGGCCCTGTCGATCCTTCTGCTCATCCTGGCGTTGCTCGGCGCGATCATCGTCGCGACCCGCGCCAACCGTAAGGACGGTGAATCCGGTGTTTGA